One Setaria viridis chromosome 7, Setaria_viridis_v4.0, whole genome shotgun sequence genomic region harbors:
- the LOC117865953 gene encoding protein IRX15-LIKE: protein MKSMGSRDKLSAVSAASGHRRALFAVFAFCFAFATFLTFLYTTSHFTSAAASASAAAGGSDASLALAAGSGSGSDNKLPLPVFDALVHYASISNATHRMPDTDIRAIAAVVRARAPCNLLVFGLGAESPLWLALNHGGRTVFLEENEFYVKYLEPKHPGLEAYDVSYTTKVRDFRDLLAAARASRAKECRPVQNLLFSECRLAINDLPNDLYDVAWDMVLIDGPSGWNPNSPGRMPSIFTTAVLARSGATAAKGPTDVLVHDFQFEVEQVLSKEFLCDENRVAGSGTPSLGHFVIPGGGGRSDAFCSESAQGESSSESGDNNRRK, encoded by the coding sequence ATGAAGTCTATGGGCAGCCGCGACAAGCTCTCGGCGGTGTCCGCGGCGTcgggccaccgccgcgccctctTCGCCGTCTTCGCCTTCTGCTTCGCCTTCGCCACCTTCCTCACCTTCCTCTACACCACCTCCCACTTCACCTCCGCGGCCGCctccgcttccgccgccgcggggggcaGCGACGCCAGCTTAGCACTAGCAGCAGGGTCCGGCTCCGGGTCCGACAACAAGCTGCCGCTCCCGGTGTTCGACGCCCTGGTCCACTACGCCTCCATCTCCAACGCGACGCACCGCATGCCCGACACGGACATCCGCGCCATCGCCGCGGTGGTCCGCGCGCGGGCGCCCTGCAACCTCCTGGTCTTCGGCCTGGGCGCCGAGTCCCCACTGTGGCTGGCGCTCAACCACGGCGGGCGCACGGTGTTCCTGGAGGAGAACGAGTTCTACGTCAAGTACCTGGAGCCCAAGCACCCGGGGCTGGAAGCCTACGACGTGTCCTACACCACCAAGGTGCGCGACTTCCGGGacctgctggcggcggcgcgggcgtccCGGGCCAAGGAGTGCCGCCCCGTCCAGAACCTCCTCTTCTCCGAGTGCCGCCTCGCCATCAACGACCTGCCCAACGACCTCTACGACGTGGCATGGGACATGGTGCTCATCGACGGGCCGTCCGGGTGGAACCCCAACTCGCCGGGGAGGATGCCGTCCATCTTCACCACCGCCGTGCTGGCCCGCTCCGGCGCAACGGCGGCCAAGGGCCCCACGGACGTGCTGGTGCACGACTTCCAGTTCGAGGTGGAGCAGGTGCTCAGCAAGGAGTTCCTCTGCGACGAGAACCGCGTCGCCGGCAGCGGCACCCCGTCGCTCGGCCACTTCGTCATccccgggggcggcggccggagcgacGCCTTCTGCTCCGAGTCCGCCCAGGGGGAGAGCTCGTCGGAATCGGGAGACAACAACCGCCGCAAGTGA
- the LOC117863724 gene encoding oryzain alpha chain, producing the protein MGTPSTTSLAAAALLLLVSLAAAADMSIVSYGERSEEETRRMYAEWMATHGRTYNAIGEEERRYQVFKDNLRYIDAHNAAADAGVHSFRLGLNRFADLTVEEYRDTYLGVMTKPQRERKLSARYLAGENEELPESVDWRAKGAVAEVKDQGSCGSCWAFSTIAAVEGINQIVTGDLISLSEQELVDCDTSYNQGCNGGLMDYAFQFIINNGGIDTEEDYPYKAKDNRCDVNRKNAKVVTIDSYEDVPVNSEKSLQKAVAHQPVSVAIEASGRAFQLYSSGIFTGTCGTALDHGVTAVGYGTENGKDYWIVKNSWGGSWGEKGYIRMERNVKSSSGKCGIAVEPSYPLKKGANPPNPGPTPPSPTPPPTVCDNYYSCPESTTCCCIYEYGKYCFAWGCCPLEGATCCDDHYSCCPHDYPVCNVQQGTCLTSKDSPLSVKALKRTLAKPHWAFSGNSADGMKSSA; encoded by the exons ATGGGTACCCCCTCCACGACGtcgctagcggcggcggcgctgctgctgctggtgtcgctggccgcggcggcggacatGTCGATCGTGTCCTACGGGGAGCGCAGCGAGGAGGAGACGCGGCGGATGTACGCGGAGTGGATGGCCACGCACGGCAGGACGTACAACGCCAtcggggaggaggagcgccggTACCAGGTGTTCAAGGACAACCTCCGCTACATCGACGCCcacaacgccgccgccgacgcgggcGTCCACTCCTTCCGCCTGGGGCTCAACCGCTTCGCCGACCTCACCGTCGAGGAGTACCGCGATACCTACCTCGGCGTCATGACCAAGCCgcagagggagaggaagctCAGCGCCAGGTACCTCGCCGGAGAAAACGAGGAGCTGCCGGAATCCGTCGACTGGAGGGCCAAGGGCGCCGTCGCAGAGGTCAAGGACCAGGGCAGCTGCG GGAGTTGCTGGGCTTTCTCAACAATAGCAGCTGTGGAGGGCATCAACCAGATTGTTACGGGCGACCTGATCTCCTTGTCTGAGCAGGAGCTTGTTGACTGTGACACTTCATACAACCAGGGGTGCAATGGAGGTCTGATGGACTATGCTTTTCAGTTCATCATCAACAATGGTGGAATCGACACAGAGGAGGACTACCCTTACAAGGCCAAGGACAACCGGTGTGACGTCAACAGG aaaaatgcaaaggttgttaCGATCGACAGCTATGAAGATGTACCGGTGAACAGCGAGAAGAGTCTGCAGAAGGCCGTTGCACACCAGCCCGTCAGTGTTGCAATTGAGGCTAGTGGCAGAGCATTCCAGCTCTACAGCTCG GGTATCTTCACCGGAACCTGCGGAACAGCGCTAGACCACGGTGTCACAGCCGTCGGCTACGGTACAGAGAACGGCAAGGACTACTGGATCGTGAAGAACTCGTGGGGCGGCAGCTGGGGCGAGAAAGGCTACATCCGGATGGAGCGCAACGTCAAGTCGTCCAGCGGCAAGTGCGGCATCGCCGTGGAGCCCTCGTACCCTCTGAAGAAGGGCGCCAACCCCCCGAACCccggcccgacgccgccgtcccccaccccgccgccgaccgTCTGCGACAACTACTACTCGTGCCCGGAGagcaccacctgctgctgcatctaCGAGTACGGCAAGTACTGCTTCGCCTGGGGTTGCTGCCCGCTCGAGGGCGCCACCTGCTGCGACGACCACTACAGCTGCTGCCCCCATGACTACCCCGTCTGCAACGTACAGCAGGGAACCTGCCTCACG AGCAAGGACAGCCCACTGTCAGTGAAGGCTCTGAAGCGCACCCTGGCCAAGCCGCACTGGGCTTTCTCTGGCAACTCAGCTGACGGCATGAAGAGCAGCGCGTGA